The Gemmatimonadetes bacterium T265 genome contains a region encoding:
- a CDS encoding hypothetical protein (frameshifted, deletion at around 259062), translating to MPGGAGRHRWRGLALYGVDGTTLRVADTPANRAHCGEQVAGGGRGVSAYPLVRVVALMARRAHLLAAVEVGPSVTSEARAAAALWPRVPDASLTVVDRNFRAAGTLLPLAAGGAERHWRVRAKSNTRTVLVEQLGAGDARVELEGSDHARRADPARPRTWRARGPGAPADLARPRTWRARAITYERPGGGGPQRLLTSLRAPARDPARDPARDPARDPARDPARDPARDPARDPAAEIVALYHERWELELGYDELQPELLEREAALRSQSPAAVTQERWGVLLAYNLVRLEMSRVADAAAVAPTRIRFVGALRLIRDEWLWSTYAAPGAIPRHLARRRDALARLVLPERRSERVYPRAVKRKMSNYPRKRLPPPPEPK from the coding sequence GTGCCGGGCGGTGCCGGGCGGCACCGCTGGCGTGGTCTGGCGCTCTACGGCGTCGATGGGACGACGCTCCGGGTGGCGGACACGCCGGCCAACCGCGCGCACTGCGGCGAGCAGGTTGCCGGCGGCGGGCGCGGCGTCAGCGCCTACCCGCTCGTGCGCGTGGTCGCGCTCATGGCGCGGCGCGCGCACCTGCTCGCCGCCGTCGAGGTCGGGCCGTCCGTGACGAGCGAGGCGCGCGCCGCCGCGGCGCTGTGGCCGCGTGTGCCCGACGCGTCGCTGACCGTCGTGGACCGCAACTTCCGCGCGGCGGGCACGCTGCTGCCGCTGGCCGCCGGCGGGGCCGAGCGGCACTGGCGCGTGCGCGCGAAGTCGAACACGCGCACCGTGCTGGTCGAGCAGCTCGGCGCGGGCGACGCGCGCGTCGAGCTGGAGGGCAGCGACCACGCGCGCCGCGCCGATCCGGCGCGCCCGCGGACCTGGCGCGCCCGCGGACCTGGCGCGCCCGCGGACCTGGCGCGCCCGCGGACCTGGCGCGCCCGCGCGATCACGTACGAACGGCCCGGGGGCGGCGGCCCGCAGCGGCTGCTCACGTCGCTGCGCGCCCCGGCGCGCGACCCGGCGCGCGACCCGGCGCGCGACCCGGCGCGCGACCCGGCGCGCGACCCGGCGCGCGACCCGGCGCGCGACCCGGCGCGCGACCCGGCGGCCGAGATCGTGGCGCTCTACCACGAGCGCTGGGAGCTGGAGCTCGGCTACGACGAGCTCCAGCCCGAGCTGCTCGAGCGCGAGGCGGCGCTCCGCAGCCAGAGCCCCGCGGCTGTGACGCAGGAGCGCTGGGGCGTGCTCCTCGCCTACAACTTGGTGCGTCTGGAGATGAGCCGGGTGGCCGACGCGGCGGCCGTCGCGCCGACCCGGATCCGCTTCGTCGGGGCGCTCCGCTTGATCCGCGACGAGTGGCTCTGGAGCACCTACGCCGCCCCGGGCGCGATCCCGCGCCACCTGGCGCGGCGCCGCGACGCGCTCGCCCGCCTCGTGCTGCCCGAGCGACGATCCGAGCGCGTCTACCCGCGCGCCGTAAAGCGCAAGATGAGCAACTACCCCCGCAAGCGGCTCCCACCGCCACCAGAGCCTAAATGA
- a CDS encoding 3-ketoacyl-ACP reductase, whose translation MNTDIFNLSGKTALVTGGSRGIGAACATLLAARGAAVAITYARGAARADALVGEIGAAGGSAFAVAADVGDSDAAKAGVAQALTRLGGHLDILVNNAGVAEHAPFGGLSDASFERQLAINVRGVWYTTTAAVAAMRDGGRVINIGSFFSERVPAPGTSAYGMTKHAVAGLTRGWARDLAARQITVNTVEPGAIETEANPDAGDRAAMIKAMVPLGRYGQPREVAELVAFLASPAASYVTGAQILVDGGLLA comes from the coding sequence ATGAACACTGATATCTTCAATCTTTCCGGCAAGACGGCCCTGGTGACGGGGGGCAGTCGCGGCATCGGCGCCGCCTGCGCCACCCTGCTGGCCGCGCGCGGCGCCGCGGTCGCGATCACCTACGCGCGCGGCGCCGCGCGGGCCGACGCCCTCGTCGGCGAAATCGGAGCCGCGGGCGGGTCGGCGTTCGCCGTCGCGGCCGATGTGGGCGACTCGGACGCGGCCAAGGCGGGGGTGGCCCAGGCCCTCACCCGGCTCGGCGGCCACCTCGACATCCTGGTCAACAACGCGGGCGTCGCCGAGCACGCACCGTTCGGGGGGTTGAGCGACGCCAGCTTCGAGCGGCAGCTGGCCATCAACGTGCGCGGCGTCTGGTACACCACCACCGCCGCCGTGGCGGCCATGCGCGACGGCGGCCGCGTCATCAACATCGGCAGCTTCTTCAGCGAGCGCGTGCCGGCCCCCGGCACGAGCGCCTACGGGATGACCAAGCACGCCGTGGCGGGGCTGACCCGGGGGTGGGCGCGCGACCTCGCCGCCCGGCAGATCACGGTCAACACCGTCGAGCCGGGGGCGATCGAGACCGAGGCCAATCCCGACGCGGGCGACCGGGCGGCGATGATCAAGGCCATGGTCCCGCTCGGCCGCTACGGGCAGCCCCGCGAGGTCGCCGAGCTGGTCGCCTTCCTGGCCTCGCCGGCGGCGAGCTACGTCACCGGCGCGCAGATCCTCGTGGACGGGGGCCTGCTCGCCTAA
- a CDS encoding IS6 family transposase (frameshifted, deletion at around 264038): MLVERGVVVSYETVRRWVAKFGALYAEALRRRCPHTSRTWHLDEMAVRIGGQLHWLWRAVDEHGQTLDVLLQAHRDNAAAARFFRRLLDVASGVPPARITTDKLGSYAAALARLPQLVGVEHLQVRSAQRCNNRVEQAHQPTRLRERVMRRFKSSGSAQRFLDAFSRAGTLFRPGRHRLTAAAYRATMRERAAIRCEVAGLRAA, encoded by the coding sequence ATGCTGGTTGAGCGCGGCGTGGTGGTGTCGTACGAGACGGTCCGACGCTGGGTCGCGAAATTCGGCGCGCTGTACGCCGAGGCGCTCCGGCGGCGGTGCCCGCACACGAGCCGAACCTGGCACCTCGACGAGATGGCCGTCCGCATCGGAGGCCAGCTCCACTGGCTCTGGCGTGCCGTCGACGAGCACGGGCAGACGCTCGACGTGCTCCTGCAGGCGCACCGCGACAACGCGGCCGCCGCGCGGTTCTTCCGGCGTCTGCTCGACGTCGCGAGCGGCGTCCCGCCTGCCCGGATTACGACCGACAAGTTAGGCAGCTACGCGGCCGCCCTGGCGCGGCTCCCGCAGCTGGTCGGGGTCGAGCACCTCCAGGTCCGCTCGGCGCAGCGGTGCAACAACCGGGTTGAGCAGGCGCACCAGCCCACCCGCCTCCGCGAGCGCGTCATGCGCCGGTTCAAGTCGTCCGGATCGGCCCAGCGGTTCCTCGACGCGTTCAGTCGCGCGGGCACCCTGTTCCGCCCGGGGCGCCACCGGCTCACGGCAGCCGCGTACCGCGCGACCATGCGCGAGCGCGCCGCCATCCGGTGCGAGGTGGCTGGCCTGCGGGCCGCCTAA
- a CDS encoding TetR family transcriptional regulator, translated as MRSGSGSEADGVASKQLRADAQRSLNALLQAAKEVFAVAGVDAPIRDIAGKAGLGVGTVYRHFPQRSDLIAAVFRREMDDCADAAAELAGHHEPFEALRLWMQRFSAFFATKRGLAGALHSGEPAYAALPGHFEARLRPALDHLLASAVAAGRVRSDVAAGELLGAIARLSMSEVVEPVQAQRMVALLADGLRRDDTR; from the coding sequence GTGCGATCAGGATCGGGTAGTGAGGCGGACGGCGTCGCATCTAAGCAGCTGCGGGCGGACGCGCAGCGCAGTCTCAACGCGCTACTCCAGGCGGCGAAGGAGGTCTTCGCCGTCGCCGGGGTGGACGCGCCCATCCGCGACATCGCGGGCAAGGCGGGCCTGGGCGTGGGCACCGTGTACCGGCACTTCCCGCAGCGGTCGGACCTGATCGCCGCCGTCTTCCGGCGCGAGATGGACGACTGCGCCGACGCCGCCGCCGAGCTGGCCGGGCACCACGAACCGTTCGAGGCGCTGCGGCTCTGGATGCAGCGCTTCTCGGCGTTCTTCGCGACCAAGCGGGGGCTCGCCGGCGCCCTCCACTCGGGCGAGCCCGCCTACGCCGCCTTGCCGGGCCACTTCGAAGCGCGCCTTCGTCCCGCGCTCGACCATCTCCTCGCCTCGGCGGTGGCCGCTGGGCGCGTCCGGTCGGATGTCGCCGCGGGCGAGTTGCTGGGCGCGATCGCCCGCCTATCGATGTCTGAGGTCGTCGAGCCCGTGCAGGCCCAGCGGATGGTCGCGCTACTGGCGGACGGCCTGCGCCGGGACGACACCCGGTGA